DNA sequence from the Mauremys mutica isolate MM-2020 ecotype Southern chromosome 9, ASM2049712v1, whole genome shotgun sequence genome:
GCaaacttaatttttatttatgatTTTTGATCAATAATATTGAtcttaaattgataaaaatgctTTTCACAGTTGTAGGGAAATTATGggaggtcagacaattatttaatgacagtagtcaatgagatttaaaaagttaaagccTTACAACCATGAACACAAACTGTTAGGATATCATGGAGTAAATATCCTTAACACAAACTGAggtttcaagcagcatttttcttatgttGCTTTATCTGTAAGTTGTGATTGTTaattgtgtgtgtgcagtgaaatCATCATTTACTGCTACAAATATAATCCTTCCACACTTAGTTATAATGAGCAAAGTTCAACAATAAACTCACTCTAGCTTGTCTCTCCATCAAATTTAAGAGATCCACACTTAAGCTTATCCTTATTCTTGTTTACTAGTAATTCATGTTTTCACTACCAAATCTCTGTTTCATTTATAATTCCTCTAGCTTTATTGGACCAGGCTTATTTCATTTCATAACAAGCTTTCAGCATTTCTAGCCTAAACAGATATCCTTCAAATTTACTTCCCCTCTGTAGGGGAAGACGGTCTATCCAGACCCTGGAATCAGATGCTAATTATTAAATGcaaataaaagcaaacatttcTACCAAGTGAAAACCATGAAACATCATAAATCCAGATATTCAGGCTTGTAATTTTATCAGCACAATGATGTTAATCCATCTTGATTTACTGTTTTACAGGTGCAGCATGCAAGCAAGCAGATTGCAGCAGACCAGCAATACAAGGGCATCATTGACTGTGTTGTCCGTATCCCCAAAGAGCAGGGTGCCCTGTCCTTCTGGCGTGGCAACCTGGCTAATGTGATCAGATACTTCCCTACTCAGGCCCTCAACTTCGCTTTCAAAGACAAATACAAGCAGATCTTTCTGGGTGGCGTTGATAAAAGAACCCAGTTCTGGCGTTACTTTGCTGGTAACCTGGCATCTGGTGGTGCTGCTGGTGCTACATCTCTGTGTTTTGTGTACCCTCTTGACTTTGCCCGTACCCGTCTGGCAGCTGATGTGGGTAAAGCTGGAGCCGACAGAGAATTCAAGGGTCTTGGTGATTGCCTGGTCAAGATCTTCAAGTCTGATGGTCTTAAGGGCCTGTACCAAGGCTTCAATGTATCCGTTCAGGGTATCATTATCTACAGAGCTGCCTATTTTGGCATCTATGACACTGCAAAGGGTAGGTCCTTTGAACTAACTTCTTAAATGTGTAAGAAGCTAGACAACAATATTAAGGCTTTTAGAAGGAACTCTAGATTCTAATGCAAAACCAGATTTACTTTGGTGTTATAACATCTCCTCCCTCCCATAGGAATGCTTCCTGACCCAAAGAACACCCACATCGTTATCAGCTGGATGATTGCTCAGACAGTTACTGCTGTTGCTGGTTTGACCTCCTATCCATTTGATACTGTCCGCCGTCGTATGATGATGCAGTCAGGGCGTAAAGCAAGTACGTATCTAATTCCTGTGTAGAACTTAATGGGGGCGGGCATTCCTAAAGAAACATCTCTGTCCACGGATGCAGGATGGGTGCAGAGAACTCTACGTCTGTGTTCCAAGGCCCATGGGATCAGAAGGGTTTGGGCAGGCAGGACTTCCTGGTTCAGAAGTGGGATCTTGTAAATGGAGAGCCAGATTGTCTATTGCTTTTACAGTTGCGCCACTCAGAGCACAAGTCCTCTCCGTGCTCCGGCGAGACACGTGCTCTCCATGTATAGGAGGAATAGTCCATCTTTCCCAGAATGTGCTGCAAATCACTATCTGGACCAGGATTAGAGCTAGAGTTCCTTGCTCCATGAGACCATGCAGCCCTTTTGCTAGAATACATCCAGACACTCTATTTGTTGAATATAAACACGCTGCAGAAGCACTCACGGCAGATGGTGGTGCTTCCTAGTATAAGCCATGAGGATGGGAGAGCAGCATATCTCCTGGGGTGACTTGCAGTGAAGACTTGCCTTTATGCAGCTGCTAAACCCAAGCACTTGAGATGTTAGTGCAGTTGCTACAGACAGTAAAACTCAAATTCTTGCCTATTACATCTCTGTATAGCAATGAGATGCTGTTAGTGGTGCAAGTGTAGGAAAAGATCATTCATGCTGGTCTCTAGTTTAAACAATTAAATGCCTAATAACACTAGAGCACAAGTTCAGAAATACAATTCATTCAAAGCTGGAAGCCTTGCTGAGCCACTACTGTCATGGCCAAGATCCTCATCCAGGTGACCCCTCTCACTAACCATCTCTGTACTTTCCACAGCTGACATCATGTACTCTGGTACAATTGACTGCTGGCGAAAAATTGCCCGCGATGAAGGGTCCAAGGCGTTCTTCAAGGGTGCATGGTCCAATGTACTCAGAGGAATGGGTGGTGCTTTTGTCTTAGTATTGTACGATGAAATCAAGAAGTACACTTAAGTAACTTCCGCGTGTGAACCGGCATGTTGTATTATGTAACTTTGATCATTCATGGACTGTCGAAACTGTATCAATTACAACTGGTATCCATACTGTTTGGCAAAGGGCAGCTGTCATGCTCACCTGACCTCTGTCTTTATCAAGTCATTCCCCTGATGATGGGACTCAATGTTTTTATTTCAGGCACTCCTGTTTAAATAACAAGTccgaggaaataaaaaaaaaaaatccagaaccaACTCTACTAGTGTTGTACTTGCTTTACCTCTTCTCAGTAAACTCTGCTTCAGCTGCAGTGAGGAAAATGCTGGAAGAAGCATAGTAACTACATAGTAGCACTTTGAGGGGGGTCTATGGGGATGTCCTAGTCCAGGTAAATCTAAATTTCTAATGCTTGTGGTATTAGGAAAATGTTTGAAATAACTGGCTAATCCACAAACAGGGCATATTTCTTGTGATGTACCCTCTTgagagggagaggaaagggatgCTACCTAACTATGACTGTTTCCTTTAAAGCTACAATCTCCTTCGAAACTACAACTTTCTGAACAATCCCTAGTATGCACTGGCATCTTAATTCAAATCTCTATGGTGCTCTAGTGCTTGTATAGATAAGGTAGCTGTTAAGTGATAAGAAGCTAGCAGTGCCTGCCTGTGCCCCCCTGCCAGCTGGTGCTGGTGAAGGCTTGAGCTTTAAACTAGCCACTCTCTAGGCGGATAAGAGGAGCTAGAAATGGTCTAACACATGTCTGATATAGCCAGAACTCCCAGTGACAAGTATGCAATGGCATGAGGGAGTAACTCACTCGGAAAACTAGTCTCTCTGTGTAAGAATTTCAAGGAAGTGGCTGAAAACTACTGACTCCATATttaagaacaaaaccaaaacagtcaGGTATGGGTATGTCCTCCCTGCAGAGTTAGCTTGAGTGATTCACACCTGATTGTGAGCACCCAGATGGTCATCTCGCCCAGCTGTGAGCAGCCACTCAGCAAGGCTTTACAGAAGTGTGTCCACTAAAGTGTATCCAGGCTCAGGTGAGGCACTAGGACTTGTGGGGCACTGTCCTCTGCTTAGTGCTGCAGTAAACTGAGCTGCTCTTATTCCCTGTGAATTGGGGGAGAACATGGGCAACCAGGAGGCATTATGGGAAGGCAATAGAGAGCTATGCCCCCAGAAGGGAATTGGTCTAGTGACACACACCAAGTGTGAGCAGTATCTTTAGGTAGAAAGCACCACCCTGTGTGAGGGagaggtttttgtgtgtggaggggagctgGGTTAGGGGTCAGAGTCTGGGTTAACTGCAATGAAGACCAGTCCTGTTAAACATGAGCTAGCTTCCTTTGGGTTACATAGCCTAGTAAAAATCAACAGCCACTGGACCTTACTTGGTACTACATAACTGCTACCTCATCCCTTACAACCACAAGGGAAATGCAGCTGTGGTATTGCCCCACCTGGATGTGCAGGTGCAGCTTACATTAATATAGGGCAGTGGGATACTTGGTGCATCTAGCCTGATCAAATGCAGGAAGGTGGTTCTCCCAGCCCTAAATCTGACTTCAAGCAGGGAAGGTCACTCCAGGCCCTTTCCCAAACCACCCTTCTAAGCCTCTGTCTCTAATCCAATCAATTGTTAGAGCCCTTTGTCTCAATCATCAAACTGAAGTGGGGTGACTCAAGCAAACAGCCCTACAGCTGCCACTTGCAAAGTGCCAATAGTCATTTTTACTGTTGAAAATTAATTCTGAATTATAGAGGGCACAACCTCATTAATTATAGCTGTAATCGAAGGGCAGGCACTGTTTGGCTGTGCATGACTGGCACTCTGAATTTACACCTGGAATATTGTCGCCTGCCTGCCTGCTATTACTTGCCAGGGCTTCCACCCTCCGGTAATGCTTCTGAGTGACTGTACCGTGCTATGAAGGTGCAGAGCTTTTTGTTTCTAGTCCAGCGAGACCTGTTGAATGTGATGGAGCATGAACTTTGGGTAATTGATTATACAGTGACACCGCGGAGCTAAATGAACCACCATGGAGCAGGCACCTCTGCATTCCCTAGATTACCCACCCAAGAGCCTTTGCTAGGTTTTTTTACGTAGCCTTTCCATTCTTTCACTGTGACCCTCTCCCTCCCAACCTGTATGTAACAGATGAAGGTCATttacaaatagggtgaccagatgtcctgttttatagggacagtcctgatttttgggtctttttcttatataggctcctattaccttccaccccctgtcccaatttttcacatttgctgtctggtcaccctatttacaaATCAATCCACCCACAGGAGCAGAGTAACTCAGCAACTTGTGCTTATTGTGGCCTGGTATTTAAAAGTCAAGTGGCTGCTAGGAGTATGAGTTACACTGAGAGACATTTCTTTTTCCCTCAACATATGGTAATACTTCATCCCAATCAGGCAGCCCTAGGT
Encoded proteins:
- the SLC25A5 gene encoding ADP/ATP translocase 2, producing the protein MADAALSFAKDFLAGGVAAAISKTAVAPIERVKLLLQVQHASKQIAADQQYKGIIDCVVRIPKEQGALSFWRGNLANVIRYFPTQALNFAFKDKYKQIFLGGVDKRTQFWRYFAGNLASGGAAGATSLCFVYPLDFARTRLAADVGKAGADREFKGLGDCLVKIFKSDGLKGLYQGFNVSVQGIIIYRAAYFGIYDTAKGMLPDPKNTHIVISWMIAQTVTAVAGLTSYPFDTVRRRMMMQSGRKATDIMYSGTIDCWRKIARDEGSKAFFKGAWSNVLRGMGGAFVLVLYDEIKKYT